In one window of Sciurus carolinensis chromosome X, mSciCar1.2, whole genome shotgun sequence DNA:
- the Lage3 gene encoding EKC/KEOPS complex subunit LAGE3 isoform X2: MQAPNRVSTSALRVPFPSPLEAEIAHGSLSPDVEPHQGVIEKELTVRGNVLAIKWTAEDARLLRISIINCLEHLSLVLRTMQHFGPPISR, from the exons ATGCAGGCCCCAAACAGAG TCTCCACCAGTGCCCTCAGGGTGCCTTTCCCGAGCCCTTTGGAGGCAGAAATCGCCCATGGATCCCTGTCTCCAGATGTTGAGCCACACCAAGGGGTCATTGAGAAGGAGCTTACAGTGAGGGGCAACGTCCTGGCCAT CAAATGGACAGCTGAAGATGCTCGCCTCCTCCGAATTTCCATCATCAACTGTCTTGAACACCTTTCCCTGGTGTTGCGGACCATGCAGCACTTTGGGCCCCCCATTTCCCGCTAA
- the Lage3 gene encoding EKC/KEOPS complex subunit LAGE3 isoform X1 encodes MQAPNRGTSNAAAGRTGCLRPRSCTCGTDIVVAAARGSYGTVPVSGTGASGNRRSLIRPHMFALRVPFPSPLEAEIAHGSLSPDVEPHQGVIEKELTVRGNVLAIKWTAEDARLLRISIINCLEHLSLVLRTMQHFGPPISR; translated from the exons ATGCAGGCCCCAAACAGAGGTACAAGCAACGCGGCGGCGGGCCGTACCGGCTGCCTGCGTCCCCGCAGCTGCACCTGCGGCACTGACATAGTGGTAGCTGCAGCCCGTGGATCTTACGGTACTGTCCCAGTTTCCGGCACAGGCGCCTCTGGAAACAGAAGGTCTCTAATCCGACCTCATATGTT TGCCCTCAGGGTGCCTTTCCCGAGCCCTTTGGAGGCAGAAATCGCCCATGGATCCCTGTCTCCAGATGTTGAGCCACACCAAGGGGTCATTGAGAAGGAGCTTACAGTGAGGGGCAACGTCCTGGCCAT CAAATGGACAGCTGAAGATGCTCGCCTCCTCCGAATTTCCATCATCAACTGTCTTGAACACCTTTCCCTGGTGTTGCGGACCATGCAGCACTTTGGGCCCCCCATTTCCCGCTAA